A stretch of DNA from Rhizobacter sp.:
CACGGTCAAGCCGCCCAGGTTCGGCGACACGTACTTCACCGAGTTGTTCACCAGGTCGCTGGTGAAGCCGAAGCCGGTGAAGTTGAAGACCGCGAAGCCGCCGAAGACGAAGAAGTTGCCCAGCAGGTCGTCGTTGACGTTCCAGTGGCGGCCGACGGTCACCGTGCCCAGCGCGCTGCTGGAGAGGCCGACGTTGGCACCCCGGCCCCAGAACGGCGCACCGGCTGCGCCGGTGTCAGGCCCGATGGCCGATTCGATGTTGAACACGGCGGAGAGGCCGCCGCCCAGGTCTTCACTGCCCTTGAAGCCCAGGCGGGCCGGGTTCACACGCCCCGGCTCGATCTTGTTGACCTTGCCAGTGGGCGTGTTGGTGGCATGCACGTAGTCGGTGGAGACGATGCCGTAGACGGTGACGCTGGATTGCGCCTGGGCCAGGCCGCACGCCGCGAAGGCGGCCGCCGCGAGCATGGAGCGAGTGATGTTGGTTTGCACGATGGTTCCCTCTCGATGTGTGTAGTGGGTCTTCTTTGAAAGATGGACGACGCCCGTCAGGCGGCGACGAACTCGTTCCATTTCTGGACCATGTACGCGTTCTCGTCCATGATCGCGTTCCAGCAGGCGATGCCACCCATGCGCTGCTCGTAGCTGCCGCCGTCGCGCACGCTGCCGGCCTTGGCGAGCAGGTCGCCGTTGGGCGACTTGATGTCTTGCGTGGCGGCCTTGCCTTCCATCCAGTAGGCCCACTCATACGGCTCCATCTTGGCCTTGGCGGTTTCGAGCACCGCGCTGTAGTAGCCCTGGCGGTTCAGGTAGGCGCCGGCCCAGCCGTCGAGGAACCAGTTGATGAACTCGTACACCGCGTCGGCCTTCTTGCCGGTGACCGACTTCGGCACGCCGAAGCCCGCGGCCCAGGCGCGATAGCCTTCCTTCAGCGGCTGGAAGGTGCAGGCGATGCCCTTGGTGCGCACGGCGGTGACGGCCGGCGACCACATCGACTGGATCACCACCTCGCCCGAGGCCATCAGGTTCACGCTCTCGTTGAAGTCTTTCCACAGCGCGCGGAACTGGCCGGCCTTCTTGGCTTCGATCAAGGTCCTGATCGTGAGATCGATCTCCTTCTTGGTCATGTTGCCCTTGTCGGGGTACTTGTAGATGCCCGAGGCCTCGACCACCATCGCCGCGTCCATGATGCCGATCGACGGGATGTTGAGGATGGCCGCCTTGCCCTTGAACTCGGGGTTCAAGAGTTCCTTCCACGATTCGATCGGCCGCTTGATGAGGTCGGGCCGGATGCCCAGCGTGTCGGCGTTGTAGACGGTGGGGATCAGCGTCATGAACTGCGTGGGGCTTGCCGCGAACGTCTTCGCATCGGGCTTCTCCACGTACATCACCTTCTTGGGCGCGGTGCCCTGGTCACCCACCTTCTTGCCGGCCACTTCGCCCTTGGTGAAGAGCGTGGTGATCTTGTCGGCGTTCTTGATGCGCTTGGTGTCGATGCCGAGCAGGTTGCCGGTGGGCAGGATCTTCTTGAGCGAGAAGTACTCGGTGTCGATCAGGTCGAAGCTGTTGGGTGCGGTGACGGCGCGCTTGGTCACGTCGTCGGTGGTGACCGGGATGTACTGGATCTTGATGCCGGTGTCTTTCTCGAACTTCTCGGCGATGGCCTTGTCCTGGTTGACCGCGGTGCCGAGGTAGCGCAGGGTGATCTTTTCCTGGGCGTGCACGAAGGGGAAGCCCATCGCGCCGCCCCCGGCCACCACACCTCCCACGGCACCTTTGAGCAGGGTGCGGCGATGGGCGTCGGGCTGGGCGGTCTTGTCTTGCGGGTCGGACATGGTCAGAGCTCCTTGATCGGGATGTGGGGGAAGAAAGGGTCAGGCGCTGGGTTGCAGCGCATGGGCGGCATCGGGCAGCCAGGAAACGTGCGCCGTGTCGCCCGGCTGCCAGGGCGCGGCGTCGAAATCGGCATCGGGCAAGGTGGCCGTCCACTGCGCATCGGCAGACTCGCCCTGCGGCACCAGGCTCAGTTGCACGTAGGTGCCCTGGTATTCGATGGCCTTCACGGCCGCGGCCCGCGTCACGCCATTGGCGCTGCGCGCGAGCTGCATGCGGTCGGCCCGCACGGCGACGGGGCCCGCTTCGGAGGCGATCACGTTGTGCGCGCCCATGAAGCGCGCGACGAACTCGGAGCGCGGCGCGTTGAACACCTCGCGCGGCGAGCCGGTCTGCTCGATGCGGCCGTGGTTCATCACCACCACCTGGTCGGCGAGCGCCATCGCTTCTTCCTGCGAGTGGGTCACGTGCACGAAGGTGAAGCCCAGCTCCTGCTGCCAGCGCTTGAGCTCGGCGCGCATCTGCACGCGCAGGAAGGGGTCGAGCGCGGAGAGCGGCTCGTCGAGCAGCAGCACGCGCGGCTCGGTCATCAGCGCACGCGCCAGCGCCACACGCTGCTGCTGGCCGCCCGAGAGTTCGCTCGGCAGGCGCGCGAGGTAGGGCGTCATCGAGACGAGGGCCAGCAGCTCCTTCGCCCGCGCATGGCGCTCGGCCACGGGCTTGCCACGCATCTTCCAGCTGAAGGCCACGTTGTCGAGCACGCTCAGGTGGGGAAAGAGCGCATAGCTCTGGAACATCATCGCCGTGCCACGGTCGGCAGCGGCGCTGTAGGTGATGTACTTCCCACCGAGCAGGATCTGCCCGTCGCTCGCCAGCTCGTGGCCCGCGATCATGCGCAGCGTCGAGGTCTTCCCGCAGCCCGAGGGCCCGAGCAGGCAGCAGTAGCTGCCCGACGGGATGGTGAGGTCGATGCCGTCGACCGCCACGGTGTTGCCATAGCGTTTGACGAGCGAGGTCAGCACCAGGGACGAGTCGAGCACGGGTTTCATGCGGCGCCATGTATGCAATGCATGTGCCATGCGTTTTGCCGCTCGAACCGCACTCCTTTGGTTCAGAAGCCGCCGCAAACGTGGGTGCGCGTCTTGCTCAAGCGCTGCATCGAAGCGCACTTTGTATACAAAATGGTGCGAACCACCGCGAAAGACAACCATGAAGATCCGAGTCATCAACCCCAACACCACGCTCGCGATGACCACCAAGATCGGCGAGGCCGCGCGGGCCGTGGCCGCCCCCAGCACCGTGATCGACGCGGTGCAGCCGAGCTTTGGTGCACCTTCCATCGAAGGGCACCACGACGACGTGTGGGCCGCCGCCGGGGTGGCCGAACAGGTGCGCGCGGGCGAAGCCGCCGGCGCCGACGCCCACGTCATCGCCTGCTTCGGCGACCCGGGCCTGCACGCCGCGCGCGAGCTGGCGCGCGGCCCGGTGATCGGCATTGCCGAGGCGGCCTTCCACGCCGCCTCGCTGCTGGCCACCGGCTTCTCGGTGGTGACCACGCTCACCCGCACGGTGGTGATCGCCGAGCACCTCGTCCTGCAATACGGCTTCGAGCGCCGCTGCCGCGGCATCCACGGCACCGACATCGCGGTGCTCGAACTCGACGACCCCGCGAGCGATGCCTACGCGCGCATCCTCGCGTCCTCACGCGAGGCACTGGCCCACGACCGCTCGGGAGCCATCGTGCTGGGCTGCGCGGGCATGGCCGATCTGTGCCGGCGATTGCAAGGCGAGCTCGGGGTGCCCGTCATCGACGGGGTGGCGGCGGCGGTGAAGCTGGCTGAGGGGCTGGTCTCGCTCGGATTGGGAACCAGCAAACGTGGGGACTACGCGTCGCCGTTGCCGAAGGTGTATGCGGGGTTGGCCGCGCCCTATTCGCCGGCCTGAGCGGCCAAGGGGCTGGGGTAGGCGAATTCCGGAGGTAAAGGAGGAGCGTCTGATCGCGGGAGCGATCAGACGCGGGGGACACGGAGGAATTCGCCTACCCCAGCCCCTTGGCCGCTCCGACGGCGCGGCATGCCAGACCGAACCCTCACTCCCAAGGCAACATCAGCGTCACCAGCAGCAGCCGCTGAAACTCCGGCTCGAAGCGCTCAATGATCTTGTGCGGATCGGGGCACATCTGCGCGTCGGTGATGAGCCCGAACTGCACGCCTCCGCCATAGCTGAGGATCGAGACCCCCACCCCGATCTCGCCCGACTGCGGCACCCAGAACATCACCTGCGACAGCGTCGAGCCGCAGATCTGGAGCGGCGTGCCCGGCCCCGGCACGTTGGTCATCACCGCCGTGGCCTTCTTCGCGAAGAGGTTGAGCAGCGCGTCCTGCATCGGCTTGATCAGCAAGCCGGCAACGGCCAGCACCGCAAACGCCAGCAGCGGCTGGTAGCTGCCCTTCAGCTCCTGCATGCGCGAGCGCACCGCGTACACCCGCTCGATGGGGTTGACGATGCCGATGGGCAGCACGAGCGGCACGAGGCCGAACTGGTTTCCGAGCTTGTAGGCCTTCTCCATCGGGCGCAGGTTCACCGGCACCATGGCGCGGATCTCCTTGCCGCTCGTGTCTTCGCCCTGTTCGCGCAGCCAGCCGCCAATGGCACCGGCCACGCAGGCGAGCAGCACGTCGTTGACCGAGCAGCCGAGGCCCTTGCCGATGGCCTTCACCACGTCGAGCGGGATCGGTTCGCCCCAGGCCACCCGCTTGGTGCCGATGGGCCTGCCCTTGAGTTGGGTGGGCGAGTCGTCGGGCATCAGGAGCATCGAGGCCGCATCCGACACCACCTGCGCCCCCATGCGCGCCAGCTCCACCGTGCCCTGCAGCGGCTGCTGCGGGTTGGCCAGCATCTCCACCGATTTGGCCATGCCGCTGCCGGTGAGGCCGATGGCCTTGACCGTCACGTCGGCCAGCGGGCGCATGATGGCTTCGGCGAACCAGTCGAACTCGGCACCCTCTTCCTTCTCGCGCTTCTTGCGCTGCGGCGGGTCGCTGCCGCCGTCGGTGATCGACAGCAGCACCGAGATCAGCGCGATGCCATCAGCGATGCAGTGATGGATGCGCGCGATGAGCGCGCTGCCGCCGTCGTAGTGTTCGATGAAGTGGAACTGCCACAGCGGCCGCGTGCGGTCGAGCGGGCTCGTGCAGAGTTCGCCCACACGCTCCTGCAGCGCCTCGCGTTCGCCCTGGCCGGGCTTGCGGTTGAGCTTTTCCAGCCGCACGTGGTGCGTGAGGTCGACCTCGGGCACGTCGACCCACAGCGCGCCCATCGCGTCTTCCACCACCTTCTGGCGGAAGCGCCCGTACTTGAGCAGCCGCTCCTGCACCCGCTCCATCAAGGCCGCATGGCGGATGCCGGGCTCGATGCGCCACACGCCGACGATCATCATCAGGTTGACGTCGTTGTCCATGCGCAGCCACGCGGTGTCGACCCGCGACATGCGTTCGGCGCTTGCTGCTGCAGCCATGTTTGGAGCCCTTCTTCTAGTGATGCGGCGCACGATGCTGGGTAACATCCGAGCCGTCAATGCCCGCTAATACCGAACCCCTACAGGAGACCGCCATGTCCGATCTGCAAGCCCGCTTCGAGAAAGCCCGCGAGGAGTCGAAGAACCTGCCCGAGCGCCCCGACAACATGACGCTGCTGCAGCTCTACGCGCTGTACAAGCAGGGCAGCGTGGGCGACGTGGAAGGCAAGCGCCCCGGCTTCACCGACATGGTGGAACGCGCCAAGTACGACGCGTGGGCCATGGCAAAGGGCAAGTCGAAGGAAGAGGCGATGCAGGCCTACATCGACTTGATCGAGAGCCTGAAGTAACTATTTCTTGGCGGCCTTCTTGGCCGCCGTTTTCCCACCGGCCGCGAGCAGCGCGTCGAGGTTCTTCTCGATCTCGCTCTCGATGGTCTTGCTGAACGCACCCAGCAGGAAGCCGAGCTTGGCCGTGAGGTCGAAGTGATCGGGGGCGACGATGAGTTGCCCGTTCACCCCGCTGCGCTTGAACTCCACCGTGTCGGAGAGTTCGCCTTCGAGGATGGTGCACTCCATGTCGAACTTCTTCTCGGCGTCTTCCGCCCACTTCAAGGCGACCTTGCGCGCCTTGGCGAGACCGAGCGTGTGCTCGCGGTGGATCTTGATGTCGGGCATGGGTGTTCTCCTTAGCGCGCGAGTGTCGCCCGCCGCTCGGCCATCGGCAAGGCGGCCAGGCGTTTGACCTCGGCGTAGAAGCGCTCGAAGTCACGACCCTCGCGCTCGTACAAGTGCTCGAACTGCGGCACCAGCTCGTTGTACGCCGCCATCACGCCGAGCGAGGCGTTGTTGGCGGTCGCAAACCAGTTGTCGTAGCCGGTGTAGCCGTTCCAGGGGCCGGCCTTCAGCGCTGCGTGGTCGGCGCGCAGGCGCGCCAGGCGGTCGGCCTTCGCGGCGCGCTTGGCGTCGTCGCTCAAGGTGGTGCTGGTGTAGATCGCCTCCAGGTCGGCGCGGGCCGAGAGCGCGAGGCGGCGGAACTCCTGCCGGCGCACGTCGAGCGTGGCCGACTCCTGCATCGCCTGCGGGCTCGCGTGCCGCTCCAGCCACAAGCGGCCGCCGAGGCGCTCGACCGCCGTCGCGAAGGACTCGTTGAACATCGTGTCGCCCTTGGCATAGGCGACTTGGTGCGCCAGCTCATGGAACATCAGGTGCGCGAGATCGCCCTCGGCCCAGCGCAGGAAGGTGTTGAGCAGCGGGTCGGCGAAGTAGTCGCCGGGCAGCTTGCCGAGCGTCGAATACGCGGGGATGGACTGCACCACCGCCTCGTAGCCCTGCGTGCGCAGCTCGGCGGCCAGCGCGTCGGCATCGGCTTTGTCGTAGTAGCCGCGGTAGCCCACGCAGCCCACGACGGGGAAGCACCAGGTCTTGAGCGTGAGGCTCAGCTCGGGCGCGGCCACCACGTTATAGACGGCGGCGTTGCGGCCGAGGTCGGCATAGCGCCGGTAGCTGGCGTTGTCGGGCAGCTTGAGTTCGCTCACGGCGAAGTCGCGCATGCGCTGGCTCAGGGCGAGCCGCTCCTTCAGCGGCGCGGGGGTCGTGTTGTCGGCCAGCCACTCGGGCACGGGCTTCGCCTTGTTGAGCAACGAAAAGTGTCCCCCGGCCGCCTGCGCGTAGTAGCCGAGGCTGCTGCAGCCCGACGTGAGGCACACGGCGCCCGCGGCCAGGGCCGCGATGCCGATCAGGCTGGCCACCCCCATCAGCAGCCAGCGCTTCAAACGGCCCGCACGTCGACCAGGCAGTCGTAGAACGCCGGCCCGCGGCCGAGGTCGGTGAGCTGCTGGTGCGTGACTTCGTTGACGTTGGTGCCGTCAGGCCCGAGCTTGCGCCACCACACGCCCAGGCCGTTGACCACCCCGGGCCGTGCTCGCGGGCTCACCTGCAGGCGGCAGCGGTATTCGCCGCGCTGGTTGAAGACGCGCACCATCTCGCCACCCCGCAGACCGCGCGCGGCGGCGTCGTCGGCGTGCATCTCGACAAGCGGCTCGCCTTCGATGTCACGCAGGCTCTTCACGTTGACGAAGGTGGAGTTGAGGAAGTTGCGCGCCGGCGGCGAGATCATCGCGAGCGGGTAGTCACGCGCGAGCTGCGGCGACGACTGCACCGACTCGTAGTTCGGCACGTGATCGGGCACGCCGAGGCCGGGGGCGTCGATCATGCACTTGCCGGTCGGCGTCTTGAAGCCGCCGTTCGCAAACGGGGCCTCGGCGATCGGCAGCTTCACCCAACCCACGGCGCGCAGCGTCTCGAAGTCCACGCCATTCAGGGCATGGCGGGCCATCGACTCGTCGCTCTCGCGGAAGCACGGCTCGGCGAAGCCCATGTGCGCGGCCAGCTCGCGAAAGATCTGCGTGTTGGGCTTGGCCTCGCCGAGCGGCGCGATGGCCGGCTCGTTGAACATGGCATAGGTGTGGCCGTAGCTGGTGTGCACGTCGAGGTGCTCGAGCTGCGTGGTGGCAGGCAGCACATAGTCGGCGTGGTCGGCGGTGTCGGTCATGAAGTGCTCGAGCACCACGGTGAAGAGGTCGTCGCGAAGGAAACCCTTCACCACCTTGGGCGACTCGGGCGCCACGGCCACCGGGTTGCTGTTGTAGACGACGAGCGCTTCGATCTTCGGGCCGAAGTCCGACGAGCTTTCTTTCAGCAAGGCATCGCCGATGGTGCTCATGTTGAGGATGCGCGGGCGCTTGGCTGGCATCAGCTCGGGGTGCTGCAGGTGCGCCGCATTGCGCGGGAACCAGCCCGAGGCCGACAGCAGCAGCCCACCCGCCGGGTGGCGCCAGGCGCCGACGAGGCAGGGCAGGATCGCGATCAGCCGCGCCGCATTGCCGCCGCCGCGCACGCGCTGCATGCCGTAGTTGAGGCGGATGGCGGCGGGCTTCGTGGTGCCGTAGTCGCGGGCCAGTTGGCGCACTTCTTCTGCGCTGATGCCGCAGACCGCGGCTGCTCGCTCGGGCGGCCACTGCAGCGCACGCTCGCGCAGCTTGGGCCAGCCGTCGGTGTGGCGGTCGATGTAGTCCTGGTCGAGCCAGTCGTTGACGATCAGCTCGTGCATCAGGCCGAGCGCCAGCGCGCCATCGGTGCCGGGCAGCAGCGCGATGTGCTGGTGGCATTTGTCGGCCGTCTCGGTCTTGCGCGGGTCGATGCAGATGAGCTTCGCGCCCTCGCGCTTCGCCTTCTGCGCGAAGGTCCAGAAGTGCAGATTGCTGGCGATGGAGTTGCTGCCCCAGATGAGGATCAACTTGCTGTCGGCGTAGTGCTCCAGGTGCATGCCGACCTTGCCGCCGTAGGTGGCGGCAAGCGCGTCGCCGCCGGCCGCCGAGCAGATGGTGCGGTCGAGCAGCGAGGCACCGAGCTTGTGGAAGAAGCGGCGGTCCATGCTCTCGCCTTGCAGCAGGCCCATGGTGCCGGCGTAGCTGTAGGGCACGATCGCCTCGGGGTCGCGCGCCGCGATGGCTTTCAGGCGCGAGGCGATGTCAGCCAGCGCTTCCTCCCACGTCACCCGCGCGAACTGCCCGCTGCCCTTGGGGCCCACGCGCTTCATCGGGTGCAGCACGCGCTCGGGGTGGTAGGTGCGCTCCGGGTAGCGCGAGACCTTGGTGCACAGCGCGCCGTGCGTCGGCGGGTGGTCGGGGTCGCCCTGCACCTTGACCGCCTTGCCGTCTTCGACCGTCACGCGGATCGCGCAGGTGTCGGGGCAATCGTGCGGACAGGCGGCGTGGATTGTGCGAATGGCGACTCGGTCGAACGCGGTGGTGCTGCTCATGCGAGGAACTATTGCACAAGGGTCTCCGCAGCGCGTCGCGCGGGGCTAGGTCGGGCAAAACCTAGGGTTTACACTGAGTTCGCCTGGCGCGATCCGCCGGGTTTCGCTTTTTCGGACTCCACAACTCCATGAAACGCCGACACCTGCTCCAGCACCTGGCCGCCACGAGCGCCACCCTCGCCCTCCCTTCAGCTTTCGCCCAATCCGAGCGCCGCATCGTGCTCGGCCAGTCGGCCGCCTTCAGCGGCCCGGCCGCCTACCTCGGCACGCAGATGAACCGGGGCGCCAAGGTCTACTTCGACGCGCTCAACGCCGCCGGCGGCGTGAACGGCCAGACCGTGGAGCTGCGCACGCTGGACGACGGCTACGAGCCCGACCGCTGCAAGGCCAACACCGAGCGTTTCATCGACAAGGACAACGTGTTCGGCCTCTTCGGCTACGTCGGCACGCCCACCTGCCTGGCCGCGATGCCGCTGGTGCAGGAAAACCGCACCATCTTCTTCGCGCCCTTCACCGGCGCCGAGTCGCTGCGCGAGCCCTTCAGCCGCAACGTCTTCCACGTGCGCGCTTCGTACTTCGACGAGACCGCGCTGATCGTGAAGCAGCTGCTCTCCATCGGCCTCACCAAGATCGCCGTCTTCTATCAAGACGACGCCTACGGCCAGGCCGGCCTCGCCGGGGTGAACCGCGCGCTGAAGGCGGCCAACCTCGCGCCCGTGGCCACCGGCACCGTGCAGCGCAACACCGTCAACGTGGCCCAGGCCGTGAAGACCATCACCGCCGCCACACCCGAGGCCGTGGTGCAGATCAGCGCCTACAAGTCGTCGGCCGCGTTCATCCGCGAGGCGCGCAAGGCCGGCTACGGCGGCACCTTCTACAACGTGTCGTTCGTGGGCACGCAGGCGCTGGCCGACGAGCTCGGCCGCGAAGCGCGCGGCATCATGATCAGCCAGGTGATGCCCTCGCCCTTCTCCACCACCTCCGCGCTCTCGCGCGAGTACCTGGCCGCCGTGGCCAAGGCCGGTGGCGACGCCACGCCCAACTACTCGAGCATGGAAGGCTACGTGGCGGCGAAGGTGTTCGCCGAGGGCCTCAAGCGCGCCGGCCGCAACCCCACCCGCGACAGCTTCATCACCGCGATGGAGTCGATCCAGAACCTGAACCTGGGCGGCTTCCCGGTGAATTTCGGGGCGCGTGACCACGTGGCCTCGCACTTCGTCGAGCTGTCGATGCTCACCGAGGACGGCAAGGTCCGCCGCTGACCTCTTAACCGCATGGCCGCAGGCTTCATGGCGGGTCAGTAAACTGGCCCGACCCCCAAGGAGCCCGGCATGCAGTTGATCGAATCCATCCTCGCCGACGCCGCCGCCGTCACCGCCCTGCGGCGCGACATCCACGCCCACCCGGAGCTGTGCTTCGAAGAGAAGCGCACCTCCGACCTGATCGCCAAAGCCCTCACCGACTGGGGCATCCCCATCCACCGAGGCCTGGGCACCACCGGCGTCGTCGGCATCGTCAAGGGCACCCGCGGCCACAGCTCGCGAGCGGTGGGCCTGCGCGCCGACATCGACGCCCTGCCCATCACCGAGCACAACACCTTTGCGCACGCGAGCCAGCACCCCGGACGCATGCACGCCTGCGGGCACGACGGCCACACCGCGATGCTGCTGGCCGCCGCCAAGCATTTCTCGAACGAGAAGAACCGCGATTTCGACGGCACCGTGTACCTCGTCTTCCAGCCCGCCGAAGAAGGCGGCGGCGGTGCGCGCGAGATGATCAAGGAAGGGATCTTCGACCTCTTCCCGATGGAAGCCATCTTCGGCGCGCACAACTGGCCCGGCATGCCGGTCGGCCACTTCGCGGTGAAGAACGGGCCCTGCTTCGCGTCGAGCAACGAATTCAAGATCACGATCCGCGGCAAGGGCTCGCACGCCGCCATGCCGCACC
This window harbors:
- a CDS encoding extracellular solute-binding protein, with the translated sequence MSDPQDKTAQPDAHRRTLLKGAVGGVVAGGGAMGFPFVHAQEKITLRYLGTAVNQDKAIAEKFEKDTGIKIQYIPVTTDDVTKRAVTAPNSFDLIDTEYFSLKKILPTGNLLGIDTKRIKNADKITTLFTKGEVAGKKVGDQGTAPKKVMYVEKPDAKTFAASPTQFMTLIPTVYNADTLGIRPDLIKRPIESWKELLNPEFKGKAAILNIPSIGIMDAAMVVEASGIYKYPDKGNMTKKEIDLTIRTLIEAKKAGQFRALWKDFNESVNLMASGEVVIQSMWSPAVTAVRTKGIACTFQPLKEGYRAWAAGFGVPKSVTGKKADAVYEFINWFLDGWAGAYLNRQGYYSAVLETAKAKMEPYEWAYWMEGKAATQDIKSPNGDLLAKAGSVRDGGSYEQRMGGIACWNAIMDENAYMVQKWNEFVAA
- a CDS encoding ABC transporter ATP-binding protein, which translates into the protein MKPVLDSSLVLTSLVKRYGNTVAVDGIDLTIPSGSYCCLLGPSGCGKTSTLRMIAGHELASDGQILLGGKYITYSAAADRGTAMMFQSYALFPHLSVLDNVAFSWKMRGKPVAERHARAKELLALVSMTPYLARLPSELSGGQQQRVALARALMTEPRVLLLDEPLSALDPFLRVQMRAELKRWQQELGFTFVHVTHSQEEAMALADQVVVMNHGRIEQTGSPREVFNAPRSEFVARFMGAHNVIASEAGPVAVRADRMQLARSANGVTRAAAVKAIEYQGTYVQLSLVPQGESADAQWTATLPDADFDAAPWQPGDTAHVSWLPDAAHALQPSA
- a CDS encoding aspartate/glutamate racemase family protein, which encodes MKIRVINPNTTLAMTTKIGEAARAVAAPSTVIDAVQPSFGAPSIEGHHDDVWAAAGVAEQVRAGEAAGADAHVIACFGDPGLHAARELARGPVIGIAEAAFHAASLLATGFSVVTTLTRTVVIAEHLVLQYGFERRCRGIHGTDIAVLELDDPASDAYARILASSREALAHDRSGAIVLGCAGMADLCRRLQGELGVPVIDGVAAAVKLAEGLVSLGLGTSKRGDYASPLPKVYAGLAAPYSPA
- a CDS encoding wax ester/triacylglycerol synthase family O-acyltransferase, which codes for MSRVDTAWLRMDNDVNLMMIVGVWRIEPGIRHAALMERVQERLLKYGRFRQKVVEDAMGALWVDVPEVDLTHHVRLEKLNRKPGQGEREALQERVGELCTSPLDRTRPLWQFHFIEHYDGGSALIARIHHCIADGIALISVLLSITDGGSDPPQRKKREKEEGAEFDWFAEAIMRPLADVTVKAIGLTGSGMAKSVEMLANPQQPLQGTVELARMGAQVVSDAASMLLMPDDSPTQLKGRPIGTKRVAWGEPIPLDVVKAIGKGLGCSVNDVLLACVAGAIGGWLREQGEDTSGKEIRAMVPVNLRPMEKAYKLGNQFGLVPLVLPIGIVNPIERVYAVRSRMQELKGSYQPLLAFAVLAVAGLLIKPMQDALLNLFAKKATAVMTNVPGPGTPLQICGSTLSQVMFWVPQSGEIGVGVSILSYGGGVQFGLITDAQMCPDPHKIIERFEPEFQRLLLVTLMLPWE
- a CDS encoding acyl-CoA-binding protein — its product is MSDLQARFEKAREESKNLPERPDNMTLLQLYALYKQGSVGDVEGKRPGFTDMVERAKYDAWAMAKGKSKEEAMQAYIDLIESLK
- a CDS encoding polyhydroxyalkanoic acid system family protein; amino-acid sequence: MPDIKIHREHTLGLAKARKVALKWAEDAEKKFDMECTILEGELSDTVEFKRSGVNGQLIVAPDHFDLTAKLGFLLGAFSKTIESEIEKNLDALLAAGGKTAAKKAAKK
- a CDS encoding aminopeptidase; translated protein: MGVASLIGIAALAAGAVCLTSGCSSLGYYAQAAGGHFSLLNKAKPVPEWLADNTTPAPLKERLALSQRMRDFAVSELKLPDNASYRRYADLGRNAAVYNVVAAPELSLTLKTWCFPVVGCVGYRGYYDKADADALAAELRTQGYEAVVQSIPAYSTLGKLPGDYFADPLLNTFLRWAEGDLAHLMFHELAHQVAYAKGDTMFNESFATAVERLGGRLWLERHASPQAMQESATLDVRRQEFRRLALSARADLEAIYTSTTLSDDAKRAAKADRLARLRADHAALKAGPWNGYTGYDNWFATANNASLGVMAAYNELVPQFEHLYEREGRDFERFYAEVKRLAALPMAERRATLAR
- a CDS encoding molybdopterin oxidoreductase family protein, whose product is MSSTTAFDRVAIRTIHAACPHDCPDTCAIRVTVEDGKAVKVQGDPDHPPTHGALCTKVSRYPERTYHPERVLHPMKRVGPKGSGQFARVTWEEALADIASRLKAIAARDPEAIVPYSYAGTMGLLQGESMDRRFFHKLGASLLDRTICSAAGGDALAATYGGKVGMHLEHYADSKLILIWGSNSIASNLHFWTFAQKAKREGAKLICIDPRKTETADKCHQHIALLPGTDGALALGLMHELIVNDWLDQDYIDRHTDGWPKLRERALQWPPERAAAVCGISAEEVRQLARDYGTTKPAAIRLNYGMQRVRGGGNAARLIAILPCLVGAWRHPAGGLLLSASGWFPRNAAHLQHPELMPAKRPRILNMSTIGDALLKESSSDFGPKIEALVVYNSNPVAVAPESPKVVKGFLRDDLFTVVLEHFMTDTADHADYVLPATTQLEHLDVHTSYGHTYAMFNEPAIAPLGEAKPNTQIFRELAAHMGFAEPCFRESDESMARHALNGVDFETLRAVGWVKLPIAEAPFANGGFKTPTGKCMIDAPGLGVPDHVPNYESVQSSPQLARDYPLAMISPPARNFLNSTFVNVKSLRDIEGEPLVEMHADDAAARGLRGGEMVRVFNQRGEYRCRLQVSPRARPGVVNGLGVWWRKLGPDGTNVNEVTHQQLTDLGRGPAFYDCLVDVRAV
- a CDS encoding ABC transporter substrate-binding protein, which codes for MKRRHLLQHLAATSATLALPSAFAQSERRIVLGQSAAFSGPAAYLGTQMNRGAKVYFDALNAAGGVNGQTVELRTLDDGYEPDRCKANTERFIDKDNVFGLFGYVGTPTCLAAMPLVQENRTIFFAPFTGAESLREPFSRNVFHVRASYFDETALIVKQLLSIGLTKIAVFYQDDAYGQAGLAGVNRALKAANLAPVATGTVQRNTVNVAQAVKTITAATPEAVVQISAYKSSAAFIREARKAGYGGTFYNVSFVGTQALADELGREARGIMISQVMPSPFSTTSALSREYLAAVAKAGGDATPNYSSMEGYVAAKVFAEGLKRAGRNPTRDSFITAMESIQNLNLGGFPVNFGARDHVASHFVELSMLTEDGKVRR
- a CDS encoding amidohydrolase — translated: MQLIESILADAAAVTALRRDIHAHPELCFEEKRTSDLIAKALTDWGIPIHRGLGTTGVVGIVKGTRGHSSRAVGLRADIDALPITEHNTFAHASQHPGRMHACGHDGHTAMLLAAAKHFSNEKNRDFDGTVYLVFQPAEEGGGGAREMIKEGIFDLFPMEAIFGAHNWPGMPVGHFAVKNGPCFASSNEFKITIRGKGSHAAMPHLGIDPVPVACQIVQAFQTIVSRNKRPIDPGVISVTMIHTGEATNVVPDSCVMEGTVRTFTLELLDLFEQRMREVAEHTCAAFGAECEFEFVRNYPPTINHPAETAFVREVMAEVVGPEGVEEFEPTMGAEDFSYFLQEKPGCYFLIGNGDGSHRVGGHGLGPCMLHNPSYDFNDELIPLGATLWVRLAQKWLATPRP